The Solibacillus daqui genome has a segment encoding these proteins:
- a CDS encoding LCP family protein has translation MEDKRLRDKFYNTSDQELQFTKEDRHKVFEQLRELDANPQLKKKSIVSIKKFAPLIVSLLVVGLCMFLYLPSILPGNLNEESNTTVVNDPVVEEAGYYTTLITVKSKEMDDRIYLNLLLTYSKDKKIMKVASLPNASYVSVADNDDGTTVYDKLLFAYNFGGAENVRTTVSKFLDLPIDYYAVIDLETFSTLIDSVNGIDYDLPEDMRVRAVSQLAFDFEKGQHRLNGEEVVALMMAATVKEGIGLDEEDLLNLMIAVMNKTKSEIPPTQLKELFTQIEANVSLDSLIDNEIKFNSIKSVSLSDGMIADHIPLSSTTGKFIYRFEGDFLNSVSKELTTFK, from the coding sequence ATGGAAGATAAAAGATTAAGAGATAAATTTTATAATACGTCGGACCAAGAACTACAATTTACGAAAGAAGATCGTCATAAAGTATTTGAACAACTTCGTGAACTAGATGCGAATCCTCAATTAAAAAAGAAATCTATTGTTTCTATTAAAAAGTTTGCTCCCCTTATAGTTTCTTTATTGGTAGTAGGATTGTGTATGTTTTTGTATCTTCCATCGATACTTCCTGGAAACCTTAATGAAGAATCTAACACAACTGTTGTAAATGACCCAGTAGTTGAGGAAGCTGGATACTACACCACTTTAATTACGGTGAAGTCAAAGGAGATGGATGATCGAATTTATTTAAATCTTTTACTTACTTATAGTAAAGATAAAAAGATAATGAAAGTTGCATCGCTCCCTAATGCCTCGTATGTGTCGGTAGCGGATAACGATGATGGGACTACTGTATACGATAAATTATTATTTGCTTATAATTTTGGTGGTGCAGAAAATGTAAGAACAACCGTTTCAAAATTCTTAGATTTACCAATTGATTATTATGCAGTTATCGATTTAGAAACTTTTTCAACGCTAATTGATTCGGTGAATGGGATCGATTATGATTTGCCGGAAGATATGCGAGTAAGAGCGGTATCACAATTGGCCTTTGACTTCGAAAAAGGACAGCATCGTTTGAATGGCGAGGAAGTTGTGGCCTTAATGATGGCTGCTACAGTGAAAGAGGGAATCGGCTTAGATGAAGAAGACTTATTAAATCTAATGATTGCTGTTATGAATAAAACAAAGAGCGAAATTCCACCAACACAATTAAAAGAACTGTTTACTCAAATAGAAGCCAATGTGTCGCTTGATTCGTTGATTGATAATGAAATAAAATTTAATTCTATAAAATCGGTTTCATTAAGTGATGGAATGATAGCAGATCACATACCATTAAGCAGTACAACAGGTAAATTTATCTATCGGTTTGAGGGAGATTTTTTAAATTCTGTGTCAAAGGAGTTAACTACATTTAAATAA